The following coding sequences lie in one Zingiber officinale cultivar Zhangliang chromosome 2B, Zo_v1.1, whole genome shotgun sequence genomic window:
- the LOC122047679 gene encoding uncharacterized protein LOC122047679, protein MSAFIDCRKRGASVFLDDAFCDSPSLSKRIRLSDTAALLATPSPPTQNPLDLLRARFPDLGIELVQRVFETSGSNLDAAIKNLIELLSSSQGRSLDSAFVNNSVPISPDVRLPSEDSMAGSSSGRPDATSNLPVNRSGCVELLLKELTSAADLNDAKTHASRILELFEKFVAARTSHEAFESLSKENETWKQQVEVLLHENNILKRAVSIQHEWQRTFDAQNEEVQQLRQMLSQCKEQIRTLEMNNYTLGVHLKVAQQSSSFPGRHHPDVF, encoded by the exons ATGTCTGCGTTCATAGATTGCCGGAAGAGGGGCGCCTCGGTGTTCCTCGATGACGCCTTCTGCGATTCTCCGTCTCTCTCGAAGAGGATCCGCCTCTCCGACACCGCTGCTCTCCTGGCAACGCCGTCTCCGCCGACGCAGAACCCTCTGGATCTTCTTAGGGCTCGGTTTCCCGACCTGGGCATTGAG CTTGTACAAAGAGTATTTGAGACATCTGGTAGTAACTTGGACGCTGCCATCAAGAACTTGATTGAACTTTTATCATCATCACAAGGAAGGAGTCTGGATTCTGCTTTTGTGAACAATTCAGTGCCCATTTCTCCAGATGTTCGTCTACCATCTGAAG ATAGTATGGCAGGTTCTTCATCAGGAAGGCCAGATGCTACAAGCAATCTCCCAGTCAACCGATCAGGATGCGTGGAACTGCTTTTGAAAGAATTAACATCTGCCGCCGACCTTAATGATGCAAAAACCCATGCATCAAGAATCTTGGAGCTGTTTGAGAAATTTGTCGCTGCCCGAACTAGTCACGAGGCATTCGAGAGTCTCAGCAAG GAAAACGAAACGTGGAAGCAGCAGGTTGAAGTGCTACTTCACGAGAACAATATCCTGAAGCGAGCTGTCAGCATACAGCACGAATGGCAGAGAACATTCGATGCCCAGAATGAAGAGGTGCAACAGCTGAGGCAGATGCTCTCTCAGTGCAAAGAGCAGATAAGGACACTTGAG ATGAACAATTATACACTGGGGGTGCACCTCAAAGTGGCTCAGCAGAGCAGCTCGTTTCCTGGACGCCACCACCCAGATGTTTTTTAG
- the LOC122047678 gene encoding CBS domain-containing protein CBSX1, chloroplastic-like isoform X2 — protein sequence MAVRVGKGSSPSMDSLVLKPLVVVPPRHRHHHGSVLGRCWRPPVRLLRLPASVTVASNGALAAKSLPNSNGEYTVGDFMTRKENLLTVKPYTSVDEALELLVKNRISGFPVIDDDWKLVGVVSDYDLLALDSISGSGRTEISMFPEVDSSWKTFNEIQKLLSKTNGQVVGEVMTRTPLAVRESTDLEDAARLLLETKYRRFPVVDGNGKVVGIITRGTVVRAALRIKHRTNKNT from the exons ATGGCGGTGCGAGTTGGAAAGGGAAGTTCGCCGTCGATGGATTCTCTGGTTCTCAAGCCGCTCGTTGTGGTTCCTCCCCGCCACCGCCACCACCACGGCAGTGTCCTCGGCCGTTGTTGGCGGCCGCCGGTGCGTCTCCTCCGTCTGCCCGCCTCGGTCACAGTGGCGTCGAACGGGGCCTTGGCAGCGAAATCCTTGCCG AATAGCAATGGTGAATACACAGTTGGCGATTTTATGACCCGAAAGGAAAATCTTCTCACAGTGAAGCCCTACACTTCGGTAGATGAAG CACTGGAACTGTTGGTGAAGAACAGGATCAGTGGCTTTCCTGTGATCGATGACGATTGGAAATTG GTAGGAGTGGTCTCGGATTATGATTTGTTGGCATTGGACTCCATTTCAG GAAGTGGACGGACCGAGATAAGCATGTTTCCTGAGGTCGATAGTTCATGGAAA ACATTCAATGAGATCCAGAAACTATTGAGCAAGACCAATGGTCAAGTCGTCGGCGAGGTGATGACTCGCACCCCTCTTGCTGTTCGCGAATCAACCGACCTCGAAGATGCCGCAAG GCTATTGCTCGAAACAAAGTACAGAAGATTTCCAGTCGTCGACGGCAATGGCAAAGTG GTTGGGATTATTACGAGGGGTACCGTAGTTAGAGCTGCGTTGCGGATCAAGCATAGAACCAACAAGAACACTTAA
- the LOC122047678 gene encoding CBS domain-containing protein CBSX1, chloroplastic-like isoform X1, translating to MAVRVGKGSSPSMDSLVLKPLVVVPPRHRHHHGSVLGRCWRPPVRLLRLPASVTVASNGALAAKSLPNSNGEYTVGDFMTRKENLLTVKPYTSVDEALELLVKNRISGFPVIDDDWKLVYTFVPSFFLFSFYSPTKCSFLKLARASIFFHLCYWHMFDYLSSYIACLILSQVGVVSDYDLLALDSISGSGRTEISMFPEVDSSWKTFNEIQKLLSKTNGQVVGEVMTRTPLAVRESTDLEDAARLLLETKYRRFPVVDGNGKVVGIITRGTVVRAALRIKHRTNKNT from the exons ATGGCGGTGCGAGTTGGAAAGGGAAGTTCGCCGTCGATGGATTCTCTGGTTCTCAAGCCGCTCGTTGTGGTTCCTCCCCGCCACCGCCACCACCACGGCAGTGTCCTCGGCCGTTGTTGGCGGCCGCCGGTGCGTCTCCTCCGTCTGCCCGCCTCGGTCACAGTGGCGTCGAACGGGGCCTTGGCAGCGAAATCCTTGCCG AATAGCAATGGTGAATACACAGTTGGCGATTTTATGACCCGAAAGGAAAATCTTCTCACAGTGAAGCCCTACACTTCGGTAGATGAAG CACTGGAACTGTTGGTGAAGAACAGGATCAGTGGCTTTCCTGTGATCGATGACGATTGGAAATTGGTATATACATTCGTCCCTTCCTTTTTCTTGTTCTCTTTTTATTCACCAACAAAATGTTCGTTTTTAAAACTAGCAAGAGCATCTATTTTTTTTCATCTTTGCTATTGGCATATGTTTGATTATTTGTCTTCTTATATTGCCTGTTTGATTTTGTCACAGGTAGGAGTGGTCTCGGATTATGATTTGTTGGCATTGGACTCCATTTCAG GAAGTGGACGGACCGAGATAAGCATGTTTCCTGAGGTCGATAGTTCATGGAAA ACATTCAATGAGATCCAGAAACTATTGAGCAAGACCAATGGTCAAGTCGTCGGCGAGGTGATGACTCGCACCCCTCTTGCTGTTCGCGAATCAACCGACCTCGAAGATGCCGCAAG GCTATTGCTCGAAACAAAGTACAGAAGATTTCCAGTCGTCGACGGCAATGGCAAAGTG GTTGGGATTATTACGAGGGGTACCGTAGTTAGAGCTGCGTTGCGGATCAAGCATAGAACCAACAAGAACACTTAA